The Papaver somniferum cultivar HN1 chromosome 3, ASM357369v1, whole genome shotgun sequence genome includes a region encoding these proteins:
- the LOC113357516 gene encoding sucrose nonfermenting 4-like protein, with protein MDSSVPETSGVVGGHVLVPTRFVWPYGGTRVFLTGSFTRWSEHLPMSPVEGCPTVFQAICSLTPGYHQYKFFVDGEWRHDESQPFVTGNYGVVNTVLLSREAEPIINVESPGSRSNMDVDNDAFQRVVKVSDGSLPRISEADLEVSRHRISVFLSTHTAYELLPESGKVLALDVNLPVKQAFHILYEQGIPVAPLWDSCKGQFVGVLSALDFILILKELGSLGSNLTEEELETHTISAWKEGKSHLERQIDGHGRAFPKTLIHAGPYDCLKDVALKILQSKVATVPIIHSSTQDGLFPQLLHLASLSGVLKCVCRHFRHSSSSLPILQQPICSIPLGTWVPEIGEPNGRPLAMLRPNAPLSAALSLLLQAQVSSIPIVDDNDSLLDIYSRSDITALAKDKVYAQIHLDEMSILQALQLGQDANSPTGLFEGQRCQMCLRTDSLHKVMERLSNPGVRRLVIVEAGSKRVEGIISLMDVFRFLLG; from the exons ATGGATTCTTCAGTGCCAGAAACTAGTGGAGTTGTAGGAGGTCATGTTCTTGTTCCAACACGTTTTGTTTGGCCTTATGGCGGTACAAGGGTCTTTCTTACTGGTTCTTTCACAAG GTGGTCAGAGCATTTGCCAATGTCTCCAGTGGAAGGTTGCCCCACGGTTTTTCAAGCTATTTGCAGCTTAACACCAGGGTATCATCAG TACAAGTTTTTTGTTGATGGAGAATGGCGTCATGACGAGTCTCAGCCTTTTGTTACTGGCAACTATGGGGTTGTGAATACAGTCTTGCTAAGTAGAGAAGCTGAGCCAATTATAAATGTTGAGTCACCTGGCTCTAGATCTAACATGGATGTGGATAATGATGCATTTCAACGTGTG GTCAAAGTGTCAGATGGTTCATTACCTAGAATCTCAGAAGCTGATTTAGAGGTCTCTCGTCACCGTATTTCTGTATTCTTGTCCACACACACCGCCTATGAATTACTTCCTGAGTCAGGCAAG GTTCTTGCATTGGATGTTAATTTACCTGTGAAGCAAGCGTTTCATATTCTTTACGAGCAG GGTATTCCTGTGGCTCCTCTGTGGGACTCCTGCAAGGGACAGTTTGTTGGAGTCCTTAGTGCTCTAGATTTTATCTTAATTTTGAAAGAG CTTGGAAGTCTTGGCTCAAATCTGACAGAAGAAGAGCTTGAGACACACACTATATCTGCTTGGAAGGAGGGCAAATCACATCTTGAGAGGCAGATTGATGGTCATGGAAGAGCGTTTCCCAAAACTTTGATCCAT GCTGGGCCATATGATTGTCTGAAAGATGTTGCCTTAAAGATATTGCAAAGCAAGGTGGCTACAGTACCAATTATCCATTCTTCTACACAGGATGGTTTGTTCCCACAGCTGTTACATCTTGCTTCTCTCTCAGGAGTATTAAAAT GTGTATGTAGGCATTTTAGACATTCTTCTAGCTCGTTGCCTATCCTGCAACAACCAATCTGCTCAATTCCTTTGGGTACATGGGTTCCAGAAATTGGGGAACCAAACGGACGACCATTGGCAATGTTGAGACCAAATGCACCTCTTAGTGCTGCCTTATCTTTATTACTTCAAG CTCAAGTAAGTTCCATCCCAATAGTGGATGACAACGATTCATTACTGGATATATACTCACGGAG TGACATCACAGCTTTGGCGAAAGATAAGGTTTATGCTCAAATTCATCTTGATGAAATGAGCATCCTTCAg GCATTGCAGTTGGGTCAAGATGCAAATTCTCCCACAGGCTTATTTGAAGGACAGAGATGTCAGATGTGTTTACGGACTGATTCTCTACACAAAGTAATGGAGCGGTTATCTAATCCAG GTGTAAGAAGACTTGTCATTGTAGAAGCTGGAAGCAAACGAGTGGAAGGTATCATTTCATTAATGGATGTATTCAGGTTCTTACTTGGGTAA